The genomic DNA TGGTCGTGTCAAAGACATTGGAAACCGTGGTGCCTGGCGCGGCGGTCGAGATGTCACCTGTCAGCGGCAATGTAAGCGTGGAACCGGTTGCGGTCGCCGTTGCGGTTTTGTCAATAGTGAGTACGCCGCCAAAAGCGATATCATTGGCATTGGTGGTTGCTGTTGCGGGATTGGAGATCTCGATTACCCCATCAAAGGTCAGGGTGTCCGACCCGGCTGGAGCAGTATTGCTGCTCAGCTCAACCACACCGCCAAAGCTGAAGCCACCGGACCCTGCGGAGCTAGCAGGAGCTGAAAGGGTTATTTCGCCGGCCAAGGGACCGATGGCAGTGATGGTCGTGCCGGCAGCGATATTCGGCCCGGTAACCGTCATTCCGGGCTGAAGAAGGGCGGTGGTAGCACCCAGGCCCCCGAGCACATTTGAACCGGCGTTTATAGCGCCCCATATTGGTTGATTTGCCGGAGGATTATAAACAGCACTTATGGTTGTGCCTGCCGGAACGGTCGCAGCAGTTACCGGTAATCCTGCCACGAATCCGGCAGTATCTACAGAAACGATGGAACCACCGCCAGGACCAAGAATTCCTGAGATTGTCCCCGGCCTGACAACATTGGCCTGTACAACCGTACTGCCAGGCTGTATTCCGGTACCGGTCACCGGCATGCCGCTAGCCAACCCGGCAGGGGGAACGGGAAAGGTTATGTATTTGCTGCCGGACGTCCGGTCTCCGGCAAATGGCCCGGGCACGGCCGGGATTACTTGAGATATTTTCGTGTCTGACGGTATGCCGTTGCCGGCAAGTTGCATCCCAGGGGCCAGACCGTTCGTATTCATGGTTGTAACGGTATTGGTTCCGTTAGTGGTATTTGCGGCTATCGTACCGGCAGCAACCCCATCATTGCTGTAAGAAAGCATGACGCCGTCGATCGTCTGCAGCGAGGCTTTGCTGAGAGTGATCTGGTTCTTGGAATCCACTGACGCAATGGTTGTATTGGCCGGAATACCGGGGCCGCTCACCGACATTCCGGGCTGCAGACCGGTGGTGTCAAAGATATTGTAAACTGTGGCAATGCCAACATTGGTCTTGCCGGAAATGCTGTTGGGGATCGTGAAGGCCAGGGCGGTACCGGCCGATGTTGCCGTAGCAGCATTAGAAATGGTAATGGTCTTTGAATCAGCTGAAATCCCGGTAATGGTAGTGCCTTGCGGAATCCCGGCGCCGTTGATCTTCATGCCGACAGACAGGTTGCTCAGGTTGTTGACGTTTTTCAGCGTGGTGCTGCCGGTTTGCAAGTCTCCGGTTACCTGGGTATCCATGCCGAAAGTGAGAAAAGTGCCGACACCGGAACCGGCAATTGCCGCCTGAGACAGAGTAAGGGAGTTGGGTCCGTTGATGGCGCTGACCGTGGTGTTCGGCGGAATGCCCACACCGGTAACCGGCATCCCCACCATGAGACTGGTGGTGTCAACATTAGCCACTGCGGTACTTCCCACCACGGTATCGCTCTGCAGTGTCCAGACATCGTTCCGGAACGGGGCATTTTTGTTCTTGAACCCGCCAAAGATGTAATCGTCACCGACCTGGGTGTTGCCGAGGTCGATTAATTGCTTCTTGTATTCAGTAAGCTGATTGACTGCCATCTTGGTCAGGCTCTGGTCGTTGCTCCCGCCTAAAATATTCGAGACCGTCGATTTCGCCAGAGTGAGCAGTTCCCCCATGGTGGTCAGCGTTTGGTTGGTGACTGAGACCCAGATGTCGGCGTTCTTGATGTTCTTCACATACTGGTTGCTCTCTTTGAGCTTGTTCTCCAGATCGAGGATGTACCTGGTAGAAATCGGGTCATCGCTGGGCCGCAGGTAATTGAGCTCGGAGGCGATCTGCTCCTGGATACGATTCAGTTTTGCCCGGCCCTTTTGAATGTTATACAAGGCATTGTCTGCCGACATATTCTCAGTGATACGCATGGTGAAACTCCTTAACGAACCATGTTCAGGACAATATCCAGCATTTCCGTAGCAGCATTGATCATCTTGGCTGACCCCTCAAACGCTTTCTGGTACTTGATCAAGGTGGTAAGTTCCTCATCGAGAGAAACCGAAGAGGCCGATTGCCTGAGTGTTGACAACTGCTTGAGATAAGCATCACCTCTGGTGGTAACATTGGTGAAGCTCTGCGCTTGCAATCCCACCTCGCTGACCAGAGAAGAGTAATATCCCGCGACATTGGTAGCACCGACTGAAAACTCGCTGGTATTGGTCATGAGCTTGGCTATGGCCAGGGCATTCCTGTTATCTCCGGTAGCAGCGCCGGCACCGTAGAACTGGGGATCGCTTTGCCCTGCGGCAACATCGCGCGGATCGCTGATGTTCATGACAATAGCCGAAGACTTGCTGTAGCCGCCGGCTACCACCAGAGGCACAGTTGCGCCGGTAGCGCTTGCCGGCAGCGAAAGCTTGAAACTGGTGGGACTGAGAATCTCGGTAATAATGGCATTGGCTGGGATTCCGGCGCCGCTGACCGACATCCCGGTCCTTAAACCGGTCGTCTGGATGTTCGTAACCAGGTTACTGTTGAGCGTGGTATTGCCGTTCAGGGTGGCTGGATTAAATGGGGTGATCTGGAAAAAGTCGAGATTGGTCGATGTGGTCGAAAGTCCCCAACCAGCCTTGTGCAGCTCGTTTACCTGGCTGGCAATCTTATAGGCAAGCTCATCAAGCCTTCCCTGCATATCAGGCACTATGCCGTCTCTGACAAGAAATGTCCCCCCAAGCGCTCCCTGCTCACCGACCGTCCCATCCACCAGGCTTGAAATGTTTCGGTCGATGTTGTAATCCGGCGCAGCCGGGGGATTGCCCATCTGGGTTATATAAATATCGTTGAGCCCGTTTGCATTGGGGTGGGTGTACAGCGTACTGTAACTGCTGCCATTGACCAGCTGCTGGCCGTTGACAAGGCTGACCGCCAGCGAGCCGTTCGGCTCCTCAAAATAGGTAATGCCGACCTTTTCCGACAGCTGGCGCATCACCAGATCCCGTTTGTCGCGAAGTTCGTTGGCACTGGCACCGGAAGAGAGCTCAGTCATTTGAATCTGGTCATTCAATGAAGCGATAGTTTTGACCTTTTCCGAGATGTCACCAGTAATGGCCTCAAGTGAGTTGTCGGCATTTGACCTGACAGTTTCAAGACTCGAATTTATCTGATGAAAAGAGTCGAGCATGATCTGGGCACGGGCAAGGACCGTCTGACGCTCCGCCGTTCCCTGCGGCTTCGTGGCAAGATCACTCCATGAATCGAAAAAATCCTGGATCGTCTGGCCAAGCCCGCTCTCGGTCAGTTCGTTGAAGAGCGGTTCAATCTGGCTGAGGGCTGTCTCCTGGGCAAGATTCTGCTGATAGCCACTGCTTGCCGCCATCACCTGTTTCTGCAGCAGATCGTCGTAACTGCGCTGGATTCCCCCCAGTTGGACACCTGTCCCGAGGGAATACTTGTTGGCCGTACGCACCGGGGCTGTCTCCAGGACAACTCTCTGGCGGGAATACCCTTCGGTATTGACATTGGCGACATTTTCGCCGGTCACCTCGATAGCGAGCCGCTGCAAGGTTATGCCGGTAGTTGCCGCGTTGAAAATGTCGGATATGGACATGTCAGATCTCCTTGCAGACCAGCCTGGACTTGCTGCCATTCATGACCATGGTTCCTGCATCACCATAGGTCTTTCTCCTGTTCATGATGGCGTCAAAAAAAGCCATATTCTCCCTTACATGCTTGAGCGATGCCTCCAGCAGATCGCGATTCAGGTCGAGCACCTTGTTCAGGGAGTCGCCGGTTTCCAGGAGTGACGACTGCAGCTTGCTCAGGGTCTCTCTAAACGGTGCCGGGCTCTTCTGGATCAATGGTGACAGGCTTTCAGCCTTTTCCAGCTTGAGCTCCCTGGCAGCATCCCGTAGCAGCAACCGGTACTCGGCATTGCCGCGCTCCATAGCACCCAGCAGATCGCGCTTGCGGGACTCCAGAGTCTCAAGGCTTGCGAGATCAACTTCAATGATGCTTTTCTGCTCATCCTTAAGCAGCAGAAACAGCTTCTGCATGCCGTCAAGCTTGCTGTTAAGGGACGTTACCAATTGAGGCAGACAGCTTGGCATCTCTGTTTTCCTCTCTATTAACTAAGGTTTGCCGCTTGCATTGCGTCTGGCGGCACCCTGGCGCCGCGCATCTTCGAGCAGCTGCTTTTCAATGGTACTGCCGATTCCCAGGCTTCCCTGCTTGGCAATAGCCGATGCATATTCCTGATCAAGCATGGACTGGAAAACCTCCTCACCATGCCCTCCGCCGGTAAGTTTGTTCGGCGAGAGAGAGGAACGCATCGACTTCAGCATCATCCCCGCAAACATGGCCTCGAACTCAGTAGCCACTTTTTTCGCAGAGGCACGGGTCTTTGCGTCAGGCTCCACGCCAGCAGCCTTCTTACCGGTTGTACGCTGGTTCTGTGCCGTTGTTGCTGCTATATCAAGAGGAACCGTTTTTATCTCCATGCTGTTTCCCTCTTAGATTATGGAAAGTTCTGCTTGCAACGCACCAGCTGCCTTTATCGCCTGCATGATGCCAATAAGATCCCGCGGGGTGACCCCCAAAGCATTGAGCGCCCGTACCACATCACCGATGCTCGCTCCTTCACGGACAATCGCCAAGCCGCCGGTCTCTTCCTTAACCTTGACCTCAGTCCTGGGAACAGTCCTGGTTTCGCCTCCGCTGAGAGGGCCCGGCTGCGACACCTGCGGTGTCTCCCGGATCAGCAGCGTCAAATTGCCGTGGGAAACAGCAATCGACGAAATACGAACATTTTCACCAATGACAATCGTGCCGGTCCGTTCATTGAGTACCACCTTGGCAACGGTGTCAGGCCGGACCTCAAGCCGCTCAAGCTCGGCCACAAACTCGACGGTGCGCCCCTGGTACCCCGGAGGGATGGTCACGATTATTGACCCGGCATCACTGCTGGAGGCGACCTGGGCTTTAAACTTATCGTTTACCGACGCGGTTATTCTTGCTGCCGTTGTAAAATCCGCCTTAAAAAGGTTAAGGCGCAACATTGATTTGTCGGCAAGAGCATTGGGCAACTCGCGCTCTACCAGCGCTCCGTCAGAAATCCTGCCGGCTGTTGGGTGGTTTTTCTGGGCTGACGCCGCCTGACCACCATAGGAGAACGAGTTGGTTATCACTCCCCCCTGGGCAACGGCATATACCTGGTTGTCAGCACCCTTGAGCGGGGTCATCAGCAGCGTGCCGCCGGCGATGCTCTTGGCATCACCCATCGACGACACCAGCGCATCGATCTTTGATCCCTGCTTGGCGAACGGCGGCAAGGTAGCAGTCACCATCACAGCAGCGACGTTTTTCACGGTCACGTCCGCACGATTGATGGTAACACCCATTTTTTCCAGCATATTGACCAGCGACTGCACCTGGAACTTGGTCTGGTTGCCGTCACCGGTACCGTTCAAGCCGACTACCAGACCGTAACCGATCAACTGGTTGTCACGAACGCCGTCAAACGCAGCAATGTCCTTGATCCTGATTGCATGGGCAGCAGCAGGAATGAGGAGACAAAGCATCATTATTAGAATGGTTTTTCTGATCATAGTGTCAGCGCCGGACGAGATGCATATCATCAGCATTCCCCTTAAGCGCTCACCTCCCTAAAACGGCCAAACCTTGTCAATAAAGTTCATCAACCACCCCGGGCTCTGACGATCACTGATAATACCCTTGCCGCCGTAGGTAATCCGGGCATCCGCAATGTAGCTGGAGTTTATAACATTGTCGGCACTGATATCCCGGGGCCGGACCGTGCCCTCAACCAGGATCACCTGGTCTTCGTTGTTGACCTTTACGTTCCGCCGCCCCTCTATCTCCAGGTTGCCGTTTGGCAGCAGTTCTATAACCTTGGCAGTGATGGTAGCCGAAAGGTTTTCCTTCCGCGTTGTCGATCCGGCGCCATCAAATTTGGAGCTGGCGCTCGCGTTGATCAGGTTGGCCAGATCCATCCACTTGCTGATGCCAGTCATATTGGTTTCAAGACCGAGCATGTTGGGAATGCCTGCTGAAATGCTCGACCCGCGACTGGTGCCGGTACTCGCTTCTTTGCTGGCACTGGCGGTCTCGGTAATGAGGATGGTCAGCGTGTCACCCTTTCTCCGCGCCTTTATATCCTCGGCAAAACCGCCGGAAGAGGCCTGCCAGATCGAACCATTGGCATAGCTGGCCTTCGGCTGGGTCAACTGCTCGTCAAATGCTGGGGTCTTTATTCCTGCGGTCTGGTGCGTACAGGCAGCCAGGAACATCCCCATGAGAATAAGCAGCAATTTCATAAAAAACTTTCTTGGCATATTCGGCTAAAACTCCACCTTTACCGTAGCTGAATCAACGACCCGCGCCTGGATATCTTTCTGGGAAGCAAGGTTCTGCACTATGACCGAGTCACCGGCAGCACCGGCTCCTTTGGCGCGACCGGTTGCAGTAACGCGGATAAGCTCATTTTCCAGCAGTATCGTCACGACCTGACCGGATTTGATCAAGGGGAGCTTCTCTAGCTGATCGCTCCTCAAAGGAACATTCCCCCGAAGCGAGCTCTTGAGCCGTTTCCCCACGACATCGGCGATACTCCGGCAGATCTTGTTACCGGCAGCGGCAAGATCCCTTTTTTGCACGGCCACATCCGAATTACCGATTATTTCCCCCTGCTCCATCTGCCGGGTCGTGACCACCATATCGGTCAGGGCCTCGACCTCGACCCGTACCGGGATGTTTTTCAAGACCCTCCCGTCAACCCTGACAATGACTGCAAGACTGGCACTCCCCCAACCTTCCCACTGCTGAGGGGCCTTTACTTCATAGTCAACCTGA from Geoanaerobacter pelophilus includes the following:
- a CDS encoding rod-binding protein — translated: MEIKTVPLDIAATTAQNQRTTGKKAAGVEPDAKTRASAKKVATEFEAMFAGMMLKSMRSSLSPNKLTGGGHGEEVFQSMLDQEYASAIAKQGSLGIGSTIEKQLLEDARRQGAARRNASGKP
- a CDS encoding flagellar basal body L-ring protein FlgH: MKLLLILMGMFLAACTHQTAGIKTPAFDEQLTQPKASYANGSIWQASSGGFAEDIKARRKGDTLTILITETASASKEASTGTSRGSSISAGIPNMLGLETNMTGISKWMDLANLINASASSKFDGAGSTTRKENLSATITAKVIELLPNGNLEIEGRRNVKVNNEDQVILVEGTVRPRDISADNVINSSYIADARITYGGKGIISDRQSPGWLMNFIDKVWPF
- a CDS encoding flagellar protein FlgN; translation: MPSCLPQLVTSLNSKLDGMQKLFLLLKDEQKSIIEVDLASLETLESRKRDLLGAMERGNAEYRLLLRDAARELKLEKAESLSPLIQKSPAPFRETLSKLQSSLLETGDSLNKVLDLNRDLLEASLKHVRENMAFFDAIMNRRKTYGDAGTMVMNGSKSRLVCKEI
- the flgA gene encoding flagellar basal body P-ring formation chaperone FlgA, coding for MRNLLLVIMLAVSLVSVQSRFGDSAEVQLIKEQEIRRVIGEFVKSRTDSLAVEANIKKIGYKGDLTLPAGQVDYEVKAPQQWEGWGSASLAVIVRVDGRVLKNIPVRVEVEALTDMVVTTRQMEQGEIIGNSDVAVQKRDLAAAGNKICRSIADVVGKRLKSSLRGNVPLRSDQLEKLPLIKSGQVVTILLENELIRVTATGRAKGAGAAGDSVIVQNLASQKDIQARVVDSATVKVEF
- the flgK gene encoding flagellar hook-associated protein FlgK, translating into MSISDIFNAATTGITLQRLAIEVTGENVANVNTEGYSRQRVVLETAPVRTANKYSLGTGVQLGGIQRSYDDLLQKQVMAASSGYQQNLAQETALSQIEPLFNELTESGLGQTIQDFFDSWSDLATKPQGTAERQTVLARAQIMLDSFHQINSSLETVRSNADNSLEAITGDISEKVKTIASLNDQIQMTELSSGASANELRDKRDLVMRQLSEKVGITYFEEPNGSLAVSLVNGQQLVNGSSYSTLYTHPNANGLNDIYITQMGNPPAAPDYNIDRNISSLVDGTVGEQGALGGTFLVRDGIVPDMQGRLDELAYKIASQVNELHKAGWGLSTTSTNLDFFQITPFNPATLNGNTTLNSNLVTNIQTTGLRTGMSVSGAGIPANAIITEILSPTSFKLSLPASATGATVPLVVAGGYSKSSAIVMNISDPRDVAAGQSDPQFYGAGAATGDNRNALAIAKLMTNTSEFSVGATNVAGYYSSLVSEVGLQAQSFTNVTTRGDAYLKQLSTLRQSASSVSLDEELTTLIKYQKAFEGSAKMINAATEMLDIVLNMVR
- a CDS encoding flagellar basal body P-ring protein FlgI: MIRKTILIMMLCLLIPAAAHAIRIKDIAAFDGVRDNQLIGYGLVVGLNGTGDGNQTKFQVQSLVNMLEKMGVTINRADVTVKNVAAVMVTATLPPFAKQGSKIDALVSSMGDAKSIAGGTLLMTPLKGADNQVYAVAQGGVITNSFSYGGQAASAQKNHPTAGRISDGALVERELPNALADKSMLRLNLFKADFTTAARITASVNDKFKAQVASSSDAGSIIVTIPPGYQGRTVEFVAELERLEVRPDTVAKVVLNERTGTIVIGENVRISSIAVSHGNLTLLIRETPQVSQPGPLSGGETRTVPRTEVKVKEETGGLAIVREGASIGDVVRALNALGVTPRDLIGIMQAIKAAGALQAELSII